The sequence TAAAAACGAAAGCGTAAAGGTTGTCTATAAAGATATTTTCGAGCTTACAAAGGCTGATCTAGCAGGCTTTGACGCAGTGATCAGCGCATTTGCAGCATGGAGTGAAGAGACTTTCCCACTTCATAAAAAAGTTGCTGCTCATCTTGCAAATTTGCTAGAGGGTAGCAACGCAAGACTACTTGTAGTTGGTGGTGCTGGTACATTATTTGTAGATGATAAGGGCACAATGGTAATGGATACGCCAGACTTCCCGGCTGCATATATGGGTGTGGCAAAGGCGACTGCGGAGTCTTATTTTGAGCTAAAAGATAGGAGCGATTTACTTTGGACATACGTAAGCCCAGCAGGCGACTACGACGTAAATGGTGCTCGTACTGGTAAATACGTGCTTGGTGGAGATGGTCTCATCTTAAACTCAAAAAATGAGAGCTATATAAGCTATGCAGACCTTGCGCTTGCGATCATAGACGAGCTAAAAAACAAAAATTTTATACAAAAACGCTTCACGGCAGTTGGCGAGCGAGCATAAAAATTATAGATTTGACATAGCTGCCACAAAAAGTCGGCTTGTCAAATCTAAACTGAAAATAAACTGCTTTTAGTAAAAATTTAAAGTATAATCAGAAAAATTTTAAAGGACAGTTATGCAAGTAGGGATCAAGTTTTCAACCGCGATCCATGTAGTTTTAGTAGCTTGTTTTTTCAAAGACGAGAAAGTCACGAGCGAATTTATAGCAGGCAG comes from Campylobacter concisus and encodes:
- a CDS encoding NAD(P)-dependent oxidoreductase produces the protein MKIAIIGANGKSGVNLVNEALKQDYDVTAIVRNKEYKNESVKVVYKDIFELTKADLAGFDAVISAFAAWSEETFPLHKKVAAHLANLLEGSNARLLVVGGAGTLFVDDKGTMVMDTPDFPAAYMGVAKATAESYFELKDRSDLLWTYVSPAGDYDVNGARTGKYVLGGDGLILNSKNESYISYADLALAIIDELKNKNFIQKRFTAVGERA